Proteins encoded by one window of Kribbella italica:
- a CDS encoding citrate/2-methylcitrate synthase, producing MSINVDQLFEVPPGLRNVVVTETELGDVRGDEGFYHYRQYSAIELAKTKTVEDVWFLMLEGRLPTAGEREQFLAEVAPLRVLPDEVREILPAVAAAGAAAGVREKPLAGLRTALSVLAAARDLPPLWDVDRARRKADAMLVCAVTPTILAALHRLRRGDQPLEPRDDLSAAANWLYLVNGEEPSAQQVAAIESYLIATIDHGFNASTFTARVIASTGADVVSAVAGALGAFSGPLHGGAPDRALASLDEIGTPDRADAWVRAKVASGDRIMGFGHAVYRTDDPRSLMLRDIAQGFGGDLVDFAVTVERTVVDVLAELKPGRNLYANVEFYAGVVMELCGLPRSMFTPTFATSRVIGWTANILEQADEGKVIRPAARYVGPPPPAPIS from the coding sequence ATGTCAATCAATGTGGATCAACTCTTCGAGGTCCCGCCCGGGCTGCGGAACGTCGTCGTGACGGAGACCGAGCTGGGCGACGTACGCGGTGACGAAGGCTTCTACCACTACCGCCAGTACTCGGCGATCGAGCTGGCGAAGACGAAGACGGTCGAGGACGTCTGGTTCCTGATGCTCGAGGGTCGGCTGCCGACCGCGGGGGAGCGGGAGCAGTTCCTGGCCGAGGTCGCTCCGCTGCGGGTGCTGCCGGACGAAGTGCGGGAGATCCTGCCCGCTGTTGCCGCGGCAGGCGCGGCGGCCGGCGTACGGGAGAAGCCGCTGGCCGGACTGCGGACGGCCTTGTCGGTCCTGGCGGCCGCGCGCGACCTGCCGCCGTTGTGGGACGTCGACCGGGCGCGGCGCAAGGCCGACGCCATGCTGGTGTGCGCGGTGACGCCAACGATCCTCGCGGCCCTGCACCGGCTGCGGCGGGGCGATCAGCCGCTCGAACCGCGCGACGACCTCAGCGCGGCGGCGAACTGGCTCTACCTCGTCAACGGCGAAGAGCCGTCCGCGCAGCAGGTCGCGGCGATCGAGAGCTACCTGATCGCGACGATCGACCACGGGTTCAACGCGTCGACGTTCACCGCGCGCGTGATCGCGTCGACCGGGGCGGACGTGGTGTCGGCCGTCGCCGGAGCGCTCGGTGCGTTCTCGGGTCCGTTGCACGGTGGCGCGCCGGATCGAGCGCTGGCCAGCCTGGACGAGATCGGTACGCCGGACCGCGCGGACGCGTGGGTCCGGGCGAAGGTCGCGAGCGGCGACCGGATCATGGGCTTCGGCCACGCCGTCTACCGCACCGACGACCCGCGCTCGCTGATGCTCCGGGACATCGCGCAGGGTTTCGGCGGGGACCTCGTCGACTTCGCGGTCACGGTCGAGCGCACGGTGGTCGACGTACTGGCCGAGCTGAAGCCCGGGCGGAACCTGTACGCCAACGTCGAGTTCTACGCCGGTGTGGTGATGGAGCTGTGCGGGCTGCCGCGCTCGATGTTCACGCCGACGTTCGCCACCAGCCGGGTGATCGGCTGGACCGCCAACATTCTGGAGCAGGCGGACGAGGGCAAGGTGATTCGCCCGGCCGCCCGGTACGTCGGCCCGCCCCCACCCGCGCCGATCAGCTGA
- a CDS encoding citrate synthase gives MPDPSDEHYLTTAEVAARLKVKPETVYAYVSRGLLTSTRARGRRGSLFVAAEVARLAGRTVDHPGAIERIESQLTLITEDDLYYRGHRVRDLTTTHTVESVATLLWTGTLPTPTPPSAPPGAGAATGVGAGAGAGVGAGAGAGVGAGPVGFPAPVDEVGLARRAMGAAPAAARLTDKLRIAVAVLGAGDPLRYDLSPQAVVLTARRLLGVLVTALSGPDTDSSQTFGSRLRLKLAPNAAPKLAPGAAPLPELLDAAVILLADHGLAVSTIAARVAASSRANLYAVISAGLGALDGHLHGAAPTLAYDFLGRALDDPTKALSDQLRSGEPVPGFGHTIYQERDPRAEVLLGMLGDHPVVATVEELTARVPSFPNSDLALAAVLHAHDLPGEAGEALFAIARMIGWTAHALEEYAAPPLRFRTLGVYTGPETSTD, from the coding sequence GTGCCCGATCCGAGTGACGAGCATTACCTCACCACCGCCGAGGTCGCCGCACGCCTGAAGGTGAAACCCGAGACCGTCTACGCGTACGTCAGCCGAGGCCTGCTCACCAGCACCCGAGCCCGAGGCCGCCGCGGCAGCCTGTTCGTAGCCGCCGAAGTCGCCCGCCTGGCCGGCCGCACCGTCGACCACCCCGGCGCCATCGAACGCATCGAGTCCCAACTGACCCTCATCACCGAGGACGACCTCTACTACCGAGGCCACCGAGTCAGAGACCTGACCACCACCCACACCGTCGAATCAGTAGCCACCCTCCTCTGGACCGGCACCCTGCCCACGCCGACTCCCCCTTCGGCGCCCCCCGGAGCCGGGGCGGCGACCGGGGTCGGTGCGGGGGCCGGGGCCGGGGTCGGTGCGGGGGCCGGGGCCGGGGTCGGGGCAGGGCCGGTGGGGTTTCCGGCGCCGGTTGACGAAGTCGGATTGGCGCGGCGGGCGATGGGGGCGGCTCCGGCGGCCGCTCGGTTGACGGACAAGCTGCGGATCGCGGTCGCCGTACTGGGCGCGGGGGATCCGCTCCGGTACGACCTCTCACCTCAGGCTGTCGTACTCACCGCTCGCCGTCTGCTCGGCGTCCTCGTCACTGCACTTTCGGGGCCTGATACTGACTCCTCGCAGACCTTCGGCAGCCGCCTCCGGCTGAAGCTCGCCCCAAATGCTGCACCGAAGTTGGCGCCGGGTGCCGCGCCTCTGCCGGAGCTGCTGGATGCCGCTGTCATCCTGCTCGCCGACCACGGGCTCGCCGTGTCGACGATCGCGGCGCGCGTCGCCGCCAGCAGCCGCGCCAACCTGTACGCCGTCATCTCGGCCGGGCTCGGTGCGCTCGACGGGCATCTGCACGGAGCCGCTCCGACGCTGGCCTACGACTTCCTCGGGCGCGCGCTCGACGATCCGACCAAGGCGTTGTCCGACCAACTCCGGTCGGGGGAACCAGTTCCCGGGTTCGGGCACACGATCTACCAGGAGCGCGATCCGCGCGCGGAGGTGCTGCTCGGGATGCTCGGGGATCATCCCGTCGTCGCGACCGTCGAGGAGCTGACGGCTCGCGTGCCGAGTTTCCCCAACTCGGACCTGGCCTTGGCCGCCGTACTGCACGCGCACGATCTGCCGGGTGAGGCCGGTGAGGCGCTGTTCGCGATAGCCCGGATGATCGGTTGGACCGCGCACGCGCTGGAGGAGTACGCCGCACCGCCGCTGCGGTTCCGGACGCTGGGGGTCTACACGGGTCCGGAGACGTCGACCGACTGA
- a CDS encoding DUF4153 domain-containing protein: protein MNNPSEPSPSFTPVDRAPRSAPLDQVRSVKAKLGLLVAVSTTLASVLAAVGAVGSVPVWLSIPVTVALALAVTQLLAVGMTSPLREMTAAARGMARGDYSVRVTASSSDEVGELGRAFNRMAEDLAAVDRQRRELVANVSHELRTPLAALCAVLENLVDGVAEPDPVALRTALDQAERLSALASDLLDLARVDAGKAKLTTTQVVVQDLLDRAVAEARVTGRQVRYDVRVTPVALTVPADPARLQQLIANLLDNASRHSPAGGEVRISAQRSPDGWRLEVADDGPGIPAADRDRVFERFGTLAETDGGGGTGLGLAIARWVTDLHGGTIHFVDPEPRRSGARVRVDLPNRPRPFAPARREAQKPTMTKPGDSPERPTAGSDAASNAPSDATPAASKPLTLPSAGSGTATIAPPGTASAAVPRAPESGMDLMFGKFWPDARVPGSLRAVLWCLGVGLLAGIVLPFRDLGLGTFVVLVAAGGVILGFRVNRRSRFTLTCAALCLLLAATVVVRDAEWIAVLCLFAGGALCMTALVNGRSVPSFVLAGFAWPLAALRGLPWLGRSARAVGGLRANAAMVRTVVLCVLGVLVFGLLFSSADAVFGEWVGAIVPDLELDSFVLRAFITVAVGGVVLAATYLGLNPPDVEVDSGTARPVARRYEWLAPVLLVDGVFLVFLAAQATVIFGGHDYLERITGLTYAEYVHQGFGQLTVATALTLLVVWAAARKTPRTTSADVLWLRVSLGLLCALTLVVVASALYRMHVYQQAYGFTELRLLVDVFEGWLGLLVIGVMVAGITLKAGWLPRAALLSGASLLLMLAAINPDAWIAEHNVDRYTATGKVDWWYLQSLSDDAVPVLATLPDEVEHCALSGYERSTDDWLEWNLGRHRAQDLISPNSTGRISPDPNCPTG from the coding sequence GCGGTCAGCACCACCCTGGCCTCCGTACTGGCCGCGGTCGGCGCCGTCGGCAGCGTGCCAGTCTGGCTCAGCATCCCCGTCACTGTCGCGCTGGCACTCGCGGTGACCCAGTTGCTCGCCGTCGGCATGACCTCCCCGCTGCGCGAGATGACGGCCGCAGCCCGCGGCATGGCGCGCGGTGACTACTCGGTCCGCGTCACCGCCTCCTCCAGCGACGAGGTCGGCGAACTCGGCCGGGCCTTCAACCGCATGGCCGAAGACCTCGCCGCCGTCGACCGCCAGCGCCGCGAACTCGTCGCCAACGTCAGCCACGAACTCCGCACCCCCCTCGCCGCCCTCTGCGCCGTACTGGAGAACCTCGTCGACGGCGTCGCCGAGCCCGACCCCGTCGCTCTCCGCACAGCGCTTGACCAGGCCGAACGCCTGTCAGCGCTGGCCTCCGACCTGCTCGACCTGGCCCGCGTCGACGCAGGCAAAGCCAAACTGACCACCACCCAGGTCGTCGTACAGGACCTGCTGGACCGCGCCGTCGCCGAGGCGCGGGTGACCGGCCGCCAAGTCCGGTACGACGTACGCGTGACCCCGGTGGCCCTGACCGTCCCGGCCGACCCCGCGCGACTGCAGCAGCTGATCGCCAACCTGCTCGACAACGCGTCCCGCCACAGCCCGGCCGGCGGGGAGGTTCGCATCAGCGCCCAGCGGTCGCCCGACGGCTGGCGCCTGGAGGTCGCCGACGACGGCCCCGGCATCCCCGCCGCCGACCGCGATCGCGTGTTCGAACGCTTCGGCACCCTCGCCGAAACCGACGGTGGCGGCGGTACCGGCCTCGGCCTGGCGATCGCCCGCTGGGTCACCGACCTGCACGGCGGCACCATCCACTTCGTCGACCCCGAGCCGCGTCGCAGCGGCGCCCGGGTTCGCGTCGACCTGCCGAACCGCCCCCGCCCGTTCGCCCCAGCACGAAGAGAGGCACAGAAACCGACCATGACGAAACCTGGTGACAGCCCAGAGCGGCCCACTGCGGGCTCCGACGCCGCCTCCAACGCTCCATCCGATGCCACACCGGCCGCCAGCAAGCCGCTGACGTTGCCGAGTGCTGGGTCCGGTACGGCGACCATCGCTCCGCCCGGCACCGCATCCGCTGCTGTGCCCCGTGCACCCGAGTCCGGGATGGACCTGATGTTCGGCAAGTTCTGGCCCGACGCGCGGGTGCCGGGCAGCTTGCGGGCCGTGCTCTGGTGCCTGGGCGTCGGCCTGCTGGCCGGGATCGTGCTGCCGTTCCGCGATCTCGGGCTGGGCACGTTCGTCGTCCTGGTGGCGGCTGGGGGAGTGATCCTCGGGTTCAGGGTCAACCGGCGGTCGCGGTTCACCCTGACCTGCGCGGCGCTGTGCTTGTTGCTGGCAGCAACAGTCGTCGTACGGGACGCCGAGTGGATCGCCGTCCTCTGCCTGTTCGCCGGTGGCGCGTTGTGCATGACCGCGCTGGTCAACGGCCGCAGCGTGCCGTCCTTCGTCCTCGCCGGCTTCGCTTGGCCGCTCGCTGCTCTCCGTGGCCTGCCCTGGCTGGGCCGTTCGGCCCGGGCCGTCGGTGGTCTGCGGGCCAACGCGGCGATGGTGCGCACCGTCGTCCTCTGCGTCCTGGGAGTGCTCGTCTTCGGCCTCCTGTTCTCCTCGGCCGACGCCGTGTTCGGCGAGTGGGTGGGCGCGATCGTCCCCGACCTCGAACTCGACTCCTTCGTCCTCCGCGCCTTCATCACCGTCGCCGTCGGCGGCGTCGTCCTCGCGGCGACGTACCTCGGACTCAACCCGCCGGACGTCGAGGTCGACTCCGGTACGGCGCGCCCGGTCGCCCGCCGGTACGAGTGGCTCGCCCCGGTCCTGCTCGTCGACGGCGTGTTCCTCGTCTTCCTCGCCGCCCAGGCCACGGTGATCTTCGGCGGCCACGACTACCTCGAGCGCATCACCGGCCTGACGTACGCCGAGTACGTGCATCAGGGCTTCGGGCAACTAACCGTCGCGACCGCCCTCACCTTGCTCGTCGTCTGGGCCGCCGCCCGCAAAACACCCCGTACGACGTCCGCCGACGTCCTCTGGCTGCGTGTCTCACTCGGACTGCTCTGCGCCCTGACGCTCGTGGTCGTTGCCTCGGCGCTCTATCGCATGCACGTCTACCAGCAGGCGTACGGGTTTACCGAACTGCGCTTGCTCGTGGATGTATTCGAGGGCTGGCTCGGGCTGCTCGTCATCGGCGTGATGGTTGCCGGCATCACCTTGAAGGCCGGTTGGTTGCCTCGTGCCGCGCTGCTCAGCGGTGCGAGTCTCTTGTTGATGCTCGCGGCAATCAACCCTGATGCGTGGATCGCCGAGCACAACGTCGACCGGTACACCGCCACCGGCAAGGTCGACTGGTGGTACCTGCAGAGCCTGTCCGACGACGCCGTACCGGTCCTCGCCACGCTGCCCGACGAGGTCGAGCACTGCGCCCTGTCCGGCTACGAACGCAGCACCGACGACTGGCTCGAGTGGAACCTCGGGCGTCATCGGGCCCAGGACTTGATCAGCCCGAACTCGACGGGCCGCATCTCCCCGGATCCCAACTGCCCGACGGGCTGA